Proteins from one Juglans microcarpa x Juglans regia isolate MS1-56 chromosome 1S, Jm3101_v1.0, whole genome shotgun sequence genomic window:
- the LOC121247363 gene encoding uncharacterized protein LOC121247363, which produces MEMHSNWNFQCQKSLLFAGEIQEMKKGQSSQTLKKHEEWTRIWNLDIPPATENFLWRACLNILPTIFNLCKKEILTDKNCPMCLREPETIEHILWECIYAVDIMRRSSKNIQKTKASSHSVKVLMADMFNKLQKSEMEELALIFWNLWWRRNQHVFNNILIDPNTVLHRVNQMQHDTTGLQFRTINQAQSNIARTGTSENPPPRCCKINWDVAVDRNHYKIGIGIAIRDEEGNHLAIMRKNSILCPDPLIVKATGALITTNFGIDLGMRNVILKGDYKKVVMDIQKQVANDRYFGMIISEIRSRIKCFDICVTKHVIEKAM; this is translated from the coding sequence atggagATGCACAGCAATTGGAATTTTCAATGTCAGAAGAGCTTACTATTTGCAGGggaaattcaagaaatgaagaaggGGCAAAGTTCACAAACTCTCAAAAAACATGAAGAGTGGACCAGAATATGGAATCTAGACATTCCTCCAGCCACAGAGAACTTTTTGTGGAGAGCTTGTCTTAATATTCTTCCTACTATATTCAATCTTTGCAAAAAGGAGATATTGACTGATAAAAACTGCCCGATGTGCCTAAGGGAACCAGAAACCATTGAACACATACTATGGGAATGCATTTATGCAGTAGACATTATGCGGAGAAGTTCAAAGAATATCCAAAAGACTAAGGCTTCTTCCCATAGTGTGAAGGTACTAATGGCAGACATGTTCAACAAGCTACAAAAGAGTGAAATGGAAGAACTGGCATTAATTTTCTGGAACCTGTGGTGGAGAAGAAATCAACATGTTTTCAACAACATCCTTATTGATCCTAACACAGTTCTACATAGAGTTAATCAAATGCAACATGATACTACAGGGTTACAATTCAGAACAATCAACCAGGCTCAAAGCAACATAGCTAGAACTGGCACTTCGGAAAATCCTCCACCACGTTGTTGCAAAATAAATTGGGATGTGGCAGTTGATAGAAATCATTACAAGATTGGTATTGGGATTGCAATCAGAGATGAGGAAGGAAATCACTTGGCTATCATGAGGAAGAATTCAATCCTATGTCCTGATCCTTTAATAGTAAAAGCAACAGGAGCACTAATAACAACAAATTTTGGAATTGATCTGGGAATGAGAAATGTCATATTAAAGGGTGATTACAAAAAGGTAGTTATGGATATCCAAAAACAAGTAGCAAATGACAGGTACTTTGGGATGATCATCTCAGAAATTAGATCAAGGATCAAGTGTTTTGATATTTGTGTTACTAAACATGTTATAGAGAAGGCAATGTAA